A genomic window from Henningerozyma blattae CBS 6284 chromosome 3, complete genome includes:
- the TBLA0C02990 gene encoding uncharacterized protein, with product MSKGQLDPLNLDWVVRSPTQVVNPTDIYSPLSSKQLDYSLRNSQQEAHHHHHNHQHRIRSESSSSSEIAMSPSLSESEMSPLSPLGDSSRNSSTDSKVFRINSIQPLRNSQSFKISRESSKNQSNEKLSSSYTDKNDIEKSRRSNNIIQNFPPDPQKTIRRTKSTSEVLKNLQNPSSNSITSTNNYGSPPSNSGHHLFRTRKTLNDLQPISRINNATKEKSKEKEPRLSSGGFLKVFLEELILLQRVM from the coding sequence atgtCAAAGGGCCAATTAGATCCATTAAATCTAGATTGGGTAGTAAGATCTCCTACACAAGTAGTTAATCCTACCGATATATATTCTCCATTGTCAAGTAAACAGCTAGATTATTCTCTAAGAAATTCTCAACAGGAAGCACACCATCACCATCACAATCATCAGCATCGCATTCGCAGTGAAAGTAGTAGCAGTAGTGAGATCGCCATGTCCCCGTCACTTAGCGAAAGCGAAATGTCTCCTTTATCACCATTGGGAGATTCTTCACGAAATTCTTCTACAGATAGTAAGGTATTTAGAATCAACTCTATACAACCATTGAGGAACTCtcaatcttttaaaatctcGAGAgaatcttcaaaaaatcAATCTAATGAAAAACTGTCTAGCTCATATACCGATAAAAATGACATAGAAAAGTCGAGGAGATCCAATAATATAATCCAAAATTTTCCGCCAGATCCTCAAAAAACTATTAGAAGAACCAAATCTACAAGCgaagttttaaaaaatttacagAACCCTAGCTCTAACTCAATTACCTCAACTAATAATTACGGCAGTCCTCCTTCTAATTCAGGCCACCATTTATTTAGAACGAGAAAAacattaaatgatttacaaCCAATTAGTAGGATTAATAATgcaacaaaagaaaaatctaAGGAAAAAGAGCCTCGTTTATCATCTGGTggatttttaaaagtttttttgGAGGAACTCATTCTCCTGCAAAGAGTAATGTAA